The Cygnus atratus isolate AKBS03 ecotype Queensland, Australia chromosome 2, CAtr_DNAZoo_HiC_assembly, whole genome shotgun sequence genome window below encodes:
- the TIMM21 gene encoding mitochondrial import inner membrane translocase subunit Tim21, translated as MLLPTALVRGGGQLRVSLGRWPPAPCLRWRRQPPLSPSALLRGAQASVWTQAGGLGAEKSGHDSKHVSVRRDQKDEALLSAARKVKEAGRDFTYFIVVLVGIGVTGGLFYVIFKELFSSSSPSKIYGDALEKCRSHPEIVGVFGEPIKGYGEATRRGRRQLVSHVEYIKDGLKHMRLKFYIEGSEPGKRGTVHVEVKENPEGGKPEVRYIFVDVDTYPRRTIIIEDNR; from the exons ATGCTGCTCCCCACCGCCCTGgtgcggggcggcgggcagctGCGGGTCTCCCTGGGGAGATGGCCGCCGGCGCCGTGCCTGAGATGGCGGCGGCagccccccctcagcccctctgcGCTGCTCCGGGGTGCCCAGGCGAGTGTATGGACGCAGGcgggagggctgggagctgaaAAGTCTGGCCATGACAGCAAACATGTGTCGGTGCGAAGGGATCAAAAGGATGAGGCTCTGCTGTCGGCGGCTCGGAAAG tgaaagaagCTGGAAGAGACTTTACCTATTTTATTGTGGTGCTTGTTGGAATTGGTGTtacag GTGGTTTGTTCTATGTGATCTTTAAAGAGTTATTCTCTTCTTCTAGTCCAAGTAAGATCTATGGAGATGCCTTGGAGAAATGCAGATCTCATCCTGAG ATAGTTGGTGTCTTTGGTGAACCCATTAAAGGTTATGGGGAGGCAACGCGAAGAGGAAGACGACAGCTTGTCAG tCACGTTGAATACATAAAGGATGGACTGAAACATATGCGTTTGAAGTTCTATATTGAGGGCTCTGAACCAGGAAAGCGGGGAACGGTCCATGTGGAAGTCAAAGAG AATCCTGAGGGAGGAAAACCTGAAGTCCGTTACATATTTGTGGACGTTGACACGTATCCTAGAAGAACCATTATCATTGAAGACAACAGATAG